GCAGCGTCAGAATGGCACGCTTTCTGAGGAAAACTATGGGAATGTTGCCTTTGTTGACCTCGTTGGCTCTCATGGCTGGTAATGTGTAACCGAGCACAGACTGGGAGCATCATGTCATTTTTACAATCAGTGTTATCTGGTCCTGGACCCCGAACCCGTTCTGAGGCTCTTTTGCTTGCTGCAAAAGGCTTCTGCATGGGCGCGGCGGACATCGTTCCGGGCGTTTCTGGCGGAACCGTTGCCTTTATTACGGGCATCTATGAGCAATTGATCGAAGCGATTCGTTCTGTGAATGCAAAGGCTATTTCTGCGTTTTTGCATGGACGTCTTCACGCAAGCGTTCAGGAAATTCATTTTCGTTTTTTGATTCCGCTGTTTATAGGCCTTGGCTGTGCGCTTGTGAGCATGGCAGGCTTGATGAACTCCCTTATGAAGAATGCACCTGTGCTCACGTGGTCCCTATTCTTGGGGCTGATTGCTGGCTCTGTCCTGCTTGTGAGCCGTGGGGTAGAGAAGTGGAATGCTGCGGCCCTGAGCAGCCTTGTTCTGGGGGCGATTGCAAGTTGGTTCCTTGTTGGGATGCTGCCGGTCTCTACTCCAGAAAGCTG
The window above is part of the Desulfobaculum bizertense DSM 18034 genome. Proteins encoded here:
- a CDS encoding DUF368 domain-containing protein — encoded protein: MSFLQSVLSGPGPRTRSEALLLAAKGFCMGAADIVPGVSGGTVAFITGIYEQLIEAIRSVNAKAISAFLHGRLHASVQEIHFRFLIPLFIGLGCALVSMAGLMNSLMKNAPVLTWSLFLGLIAGSVLLVSRGVEKWNAAALSSLVLGAIASWFLVGMLPVSTPESWWFIVLCGMIAICAMILPGISGAFLLLILGKYEYITGALRNPFDGGNLLVLATFACGCVVGIAAFSRLLHVFLSRYHSQTIACLTGFMIGASRKVWPWKEVLESKMVNGKLRVLRDTNVLPDQFDTQVMYAVGLMALGFALVLLLDYVSRKGQKNA